Part of the Rothia mucilaginosa genome, GTCAGCCCCAAGGGCTACATTTACCGTTGGAACAACTGGTACGGCGGTAAGGTGCAGATCCTCAAGTACGAGAACGGCACTTTCAGCGTGGTCCGCGAGTCCGCAACTCTTGAGGGCTTCGAGAAGACCGAGGTTGCCACCATGTTCCTGACCCGCGCGGGCAACGTGGTTGTGGTGGATGCTTCCGGCTCCCGCCTGGTGTTCATGGATGACACCCTGAACAAGGTGAACGAGGTCGTGCTCTCCTCGATGCGCAAGACCGACAAGAGCGGCGGCTACAACGCCCTCGAGCTGCCCAACGGCGATATTATCTACCCGACCAGCTTCGAGAACCCGAACACCTACGAGGATCAGCTGTGGCTGAACCGCCTGGCAGCAAACTCGGCACCGGAACAGACCCCGGCACCCGAGCCCACTAAGTCTGCTGAGCCGACCGTTGCTCCCACCGTAGCTCCGACCGTGGCACCGACTGCTGAGCCGACTGCCGCGCCTTCTGCTGAGCCTACCGTCACTGCGGAGCCGACTGTTGCTCCGACCGAGGCACCGACCGCAGAGCCCACTAAGTCTGCTGAGCCGACTGTCGCGCCCACCGTGGCACCGACTGCAGAGCCTAGCAAGACTGCAGAACCGACCGTGGCACCGACCGAGGTTCCCTCTGCAACTGCTGAGCCGACCGTCGAGCCCTCGGCAACTGCAGAGCCTAGCGTGACCGCAGAACCTTCTGCAGAGCCGACTATGGAGCCTTCCGCAACCGCTGAGCCCACCAAGACTGCAGAACCCACCGCAGTGCCTTCGGAGGAGCCCACCTCGCCGTCTCTGCCGACCGCATCCGTGGCACCTTCTGTAGCACCTTCTGCAACTCCGAGCGCATCGGTGAGCGCTTCCCCGACCGCGGTTCCGAGCATTCCCGCCGTGACCCCCTCGGTGAGCGCGTCTGCATCGGCGTCCGCTAGCGCGTCTGCTTCTTCGAGCGCTTCTGCGAGTGCATCGAGCTCCGCAAGCAGCTCCAGTAGCGCTTCGGTGACCGCATCGGCTAGCGAGTCTGCATCTGCGAGTGCATCCGCGTCCGCGAGTGCTTCCGCGAGCGAGTCTGCATCCGCGAGCGCTTCTGCTTCTGAGAGCAGCACCGCCGACCAGAACGCAGCCGGCCACAAGGGCGGCTCCAACGGCGGTTCTGACGCAGGTTCCGGCACCTCCGACAACTTGGGTGTGAGCGGCTCCAATGGCGGCTCCTCTAACGGTGGTTCTTCCGCAGGTGGTTCCTCGACCTCCGGTAGCTCCTCCTCGAAGCTGGCACAGACCGGCGCATCCGGCGCTATGTTCGCCGCAGCAGCTGGTGCTATCACCCTGGCTGCGGGTACCGCACTGGTCGTGGCTCGCCGCCGCAAGAGCTAAAATTTAGCCTTCGTGCAACACCCCGCTTCGCCACTCGTGTTCATGAGTGGGGGAGCGGGGTGTTCCTTTCATACAATGGAAATATGACTATTCTGAATGTAATCGCAACTTCGCACGGCACTGACTCGGTCGCCGGTCGTGAAGCTATCACGCTGATTCGTGAGCAGATCAAGTTCCTGCTTGCCCAGCGTAATGACGGTGTGGAGTACCGTGTCCACGCCGCATATGTGGATGTGGAATCTCCCAGCGTTGATGATGCCGCAGCATCCCTGCCCAATGATGAGCCCTGCGTGATCGTGCCGATTCTGCTGTCGACCGGCTTCCACACTCAGGTGGATTTGCGCCGTGCTGCACGCAATAGCGGTATTGAGCGTATTAGCATTGGTGAGTCGCTGGGCCCGGATGCGCGCCTTGCCGCACTGACCCGTGCCCGCCTGGAAGAGGCTGGTTGGACTCCCGGTGACGGCCCTGTGGTTCAGGGTGCTGCCGGTTCTTCTCGTGCTGATGGTCGTGCGGACATGAGCCGTGCCGCTGAGCTGCTGGCTGACGAGCTGAACGCTCCGGTACATCACGGCTTTATTGCCGCGATTGATCCGAAGTTCCACGAGGTTGTTGCCGAACATCAGCCTAAGTTTGCCGCGACCTACCTGCTGGCGGAGGGTTTCTTCTCCGGTAAGATGCGCCGTGATGCTGAGTCGACCGGTGTGCC contains:
- a CDS encoding sirohydrochlorin chelatase translates to MTILNVIATSHGTDSVAGREAITLIREQIKFLLAQRNDGVEYRVHAAYVDVESPSVDDAAASLPNDEPCVIVPILLSTGFHTQVDLRRAARNSGIERISIGESLGPDARLAALTRARLEEAGWTPGDGPVVQGAAGSSRADGRADMSRAAELLADELNAPVHHGFIAAIDPKFHEVVAEHQPKFAATYLLAEGFFSGKMRRDAESTGVPVKVAAPLVNAQGGASAAVVAECFIDRMDAAIAQLDAA